In one window of Nocardioides sp. DNA:
- a CDS encoding SigE family RNA polymerase sigma factor — protein sequence MTRPVSFEEYGATAWPALYRAAYLLTGNHADAEDIAQQTLIKAHGAWDRVRNADSPQAYLRRTLTNTFLSDRRPAKRRLEVLRDEVPEPAAQAPAGIEDRLAIWPHIRALAPRQRAVIVLRYYEQLSEAEIAETLGCSRGTVKSTAHDALRNLREAMATTESGRED from the coding sequence ATGACCAGGCCCGTGTCGTTCGAGGAGTACGGCGCCACGGCGTGGCCCGCGCTCTATCGTGCGGCCTACCTGCTGACCGGCAACCATGCAGACGCCGAGGACATCGCCCAGCAGACGCTGATCAAGGCCCACGGCGCGTGGGATCGCGTACGCAATGCCGACTCGCCGCAGGCCTACCTGCGACGGACGTTGACCAACACGTTCCTCTCGGACCGGCGACCCGCCAAGCGGCGCCTGGAGGTCTTGCGCGACGAGGTGCCGGAGCCGGCCGCGCAGGCGCCTGCTGGCATCGAGGATCGGCTGGCGATCTGGCCGCACATCCGTGCGCTGGCCCCGCGGCAACGTGCGGTGATCGTGCTGCGTTACTACGAACAACTCAGCGAGGCCGAGATCGCCGAGACGCTGGGCTGCTCACGCGGCACCGTGAAATCCACTGCCCACGACGCCTTGCGCAACCTGCGCGAAGCCATGGCGACGACCGAGTCCGGGAGGGAGGACTGA